From Methanobrevibacter sp., a single genomic window includes:
- the tmk gene encoding dTMP kinase, whose translation MYIIFEGIDGAGKSTQIEIIKKWLEDNGLEVETLVEPTDSEIGVLIRKILKRPDAATDRMQKVLGLLFAADRMLIMDKLEDDKKIFLSDRSFISSLAYQEPQDWIGSLNKYVKKPDLVLLLDVDIKNSALRFSGEDEFENKEFLTKVRDNYLDIIKEFNHEIINANNGINKVSSDVKKAIASKVGLCRDCIE comes from the coding sequence ATGTATATAATTTTTGAAGGAATCGACGGGGCGGGGAAATCAACACAAATTGAAATAATAAAAAAATGGTTGGAAGATAATGGTCTTGAAGTGGAAACTCTTGTTGAACCTACCGATTCAGAAATAGGGGTTCTAATAAGGAAAATTCTCAAAAGACCGGATGCTGCTACCGATAGGATGCAAAAAGTATTGGGTCTCCTATTTGCAGCTGATAGGATGCTTATCATGGATAAACTTGAGGACGATAAGAAAATATTTTTGTCAGACAGGTCATTTATTTCAAGTTTGGCCTATCAAGAACCGCAGGATTGGATAGGATCTCTTAATAAATATGTAAAAAAACCAGATTTGGTATTATTGTTAGATGTTGACATTAAAAATTCAGCTTTAAGATTTTCCGGTGAGGATGAATTTGAAAATAAAGAATTTTTAACCAAAGTTAGAGACAATTACCTTGATATCATAAAGGAATTTAATCATGAAATTATCAATGCCAATAATGGCATAAACAAAGTGTCTTCAGATGTTAAGAAAGCTATTGCATCTAAAGTTGGTTTATGTAGAGATTGTATAGAATAA
- a CDS encoding U32 family peptidase, whose translation MVLSELLAPAGSYEVFLTAVNAGADAVYIAGNRYGARAFAQNFTMEEIEKAVRYAHLNKVKVHVTVNTLVNNFEIIDVMDYLFKLYQIGVDAVIVQDFGVAYLLKMLIPDLEVHASTQMALNNYSSIKWAEENNIKRVVLPREINVDYIKDINENLAKDNIDMELEVFGHGALCYSVSGNCYISSYNSGRSGNRGACAQPCRREYKLKYRGYNVGNGFLLSTHDLATYNNIKAISDAGVTSLKLEGRMKSQDYVGTIVDSYRNIIDEVEGDYDKNLHLVFNRKFTDGYLMGDKPGEVLGRTASGHEGLYIGDIVDIDGTKVTIEVKNNDNYIPLELGDGIGFKYNGKIKGIYLEDIISQDKDKIVINTTRNVKVGTEVFISYRKSITEDLKRFKKEKIASKHGLNLKITWNEDLTVFVQVGFYIDGELINFRYNAPGIFEEAINQPITEDKIEKQLSKTGGTPFYIENIQINNMPKNIFTSMGNLNKIRREIIEKAEELLLNHYTPTKKSVKATRKRLHKFVEDYHNYENQNINKNPKLSVFVDDLDVLNSISGFDFKRVYFDGNYLYNNPEDYFENIEEYLEKAALMAPQSELVWVLATFLSQEDAIRCSEIVKNLENKGIIISVMGDFPAMSDIFSCPIYGNHNLNVWNSYSVKSLAESGFSGLILSSELSGDEIRELIKKNECPDIDLEMIVNGNLEVIVSKDDFSNLNDGKDFIISNNNDYAILEDKKRKKFKYKVSFDYNNYSHIANKDCLCLIEEMNDIKSLGLDSLIVDCRYSNENYAKQILSYYNDALKGRDKEELAKYKYNIMDLSHSYINKGNYIEGRLHEDKERENKYEIA comes from the coding sequence ATGGTTTTATCAGAATTATTAGCGCCGGCAGGCTCTTATGAAGTGTTTTTAACAGCAGTGAATGCTGGAGCCGATGCTGTCTATATTGCAGGCAATAGATATGGTGCAAGAGCATTTGCTCAAAATTTTACAATGGAAGAAATAGAAAAAGCAGTCAGATATGCTCATTTGAATAAAGTTAAAGTCCATGTCACTGTCAATACATTAGTTAACAATTTTGAAATAATTGATGTGATGGATTACTTGTTTAAGTTATATCAAATTGGAGTTGATGCAGTTATTGTCCAGGATTTTGGAGTGGCTTATTTACTTAAAATGTTGATACCTGATCTGGAAGTCCATGCATCAACCCAGATGGCTTTAAACAATTACAGCAGCATAAAATGGGCTGAGGAAAACAATATAAAAAGAGTTGTGCTTCCACGTGAAATTAATGTGGATTACATTAAGGACATTAATGAAAATCTTGCAAAAGACAATATAGATATGGAATTGGAAGTTTTTGGACATGGCGCACTTTGCTATTCCGTGTCTGGAAATTGTTATATCTCCTCATACAATAGCGGAAGAAGCGGAAATAGAGGGGCATGTGCACAGCCATGCAGAAGAGAGTATAAGCTTAAATATAGAGGATATAATGTGGGAAATGGATTTCTTTTATCAACACATGATTTGGCCACCTACAACAATATAAAAGCAATTTCAGACGCTGGAGTAACTTCTTTAAAACTTGAAGGAAGAATGAAGTCCCAGGACTATGTGGGAACCATAGTCGACAGCTATAGAAACATCATTGATGAAGTTGAAGGAGATTATGATAAAAACTTACACCTTGTATTTAATCGTAAATTTACAGACGGATACCTGATGGGAGACAAGCCTGGAGAAGTATTGGGAAGAACCGCATCTGGCCATGAAGGACTTTATATTGGGGACATTGTGGATATTGACGGCACTAAAGTAACCATCGAAGTCAAAAACAATGACAATTACATACCATTGGAGCTTGGAGATGGAATTGGATTTAAATACAATGGAAAAATCAAGGGAATATATCTGGAAGACATTATTTCCCAAGATAAAGACAAGATAGTTATCAATACCACAAGAAACGTTAAGGTCGGGACTGAAGTATTTATTAGTTACCGCAAATCAATTACGGAAGACTTGAAAAGATTTAAAAAAGAAAAAATCGCTTCTAAACATGGATTGAACCTAAAAATCACATGGAATGAGGATTTGACCGTGTTTGTTCAAGTTGGATTTTATATTGATGGCGAATTAATAAATTTCAGATATAATGCGCCAGGAATATTTGAAGAAGCGATAAATCAACCAATTACAGAAGATAAAATTGAAAAACAGTTATCTAAAACTGGAGGAACTCCATTTTACATTGAGAATATTCAAATCAACAATATGCCAAAAAACATTTTCACATCAATGGGAAACTTAAATAAGATACGTAGAGAAATTATTGAAAAGGCAGAGGAACTACTGTTGAATCATTATACGCCAACTAAAAAATCAGTAAAGGCTACAAGAAAAAGATTGCATAAGTTTGTAGAAGACTACCACAATTACGAAAATCAGAACATAAATAAAAATCCAAAATTATCCGTATTCGTTGATGATCTGGATGTCCTTAATTCAATTTCAGGCTTTGATTTTAAGAGAGTTTATTTTGACGGCAATTATCTATACAACAATCCTGAAGATTATTTTGAAAATATTGAAGAGTATCTTGAAAAGGCAGCACTTATGGCTCCTCAAAGTGAACTTGTTTGGGTATTAGCAACCTTCCTGAGTCAGGAAGATGCAATAAGATGTTCGGAAATTGTGAAAAATCTTGAAAATAAGGGAATAATAATATCAGTAATGGGAGATTTCCCTGCGATGAGTGATATTTTTAGCTGTCCAATTTATGGAAATCATAATCTGAACGTTTGGAACAGTTATTCTGTTAAAAGCCTGGCAGAATCCGGATTTTCAGGACTCATATTATCCTCCGAATTATCAGGCGATGAAATAAGGGAATTGATTAAGAAAAATGAATGCCCAGATATTGATTTGGAAATGATAGTTAATGGAAATTTAGAAGTCATTGTAAGCAAAGACGACTTTTCTAATTTGAATGATGGTAAAGACTTCATAATTTCAAATAACAACGATTATGCTATTTTAGAAGATAAAAAAAGAAAAAAATTCAAGTATAAAGTTTCATTTGACTACAATAACTATAGCCACATTGCAAATAAGGATTGTTTGTGCTTGATTGAAGAAATGAACGACATTAAAAGCCTCGGACTTGATAGTTTGATTGTGGATTGCAGATATTCCAACGAAAACTATGCAAAACAAATCCTATCATATTACAATGATGCATTGAAAGGCCGGGACAAAGAAGAGTTGGCCAAATATAAATACAACATAATGGATCTGTCACACTCCTACATTAACAAAGGAAATTATATCGAAGGCAGACTTCACGAAGATAAGGAAAGGGAAAATAAATATGAAATTGCCTGA
- a CDS encoding U32 family peptidase → MKLPELLAPIGSMDHLKVAVNAGASSIYLSGKDYGARKYAENFTIDEIEDAVKFAHLHNVKVYVTVNTLIKEDEIENVLNYLNQLYGIGVDAVLIQDLGLVDLINKYIPDLEIHGSTQMNIENQLKIDYLENKGIKRIVLPREMNKNEIRNLKTDMELEIFAHGALCYSYSGQCLFSSMKGGRSGNRGSCAQPCRQKYTISDTDDADYYLSLKDLSLFDYLDEIIELGIDCIKIEGRMRNKEYLAIVISEYRKALNKIKSRKKLESENIDLVFNRGFTPGQFKRRSSRSMHSGHVGLELGTVYNVNNDKIAIMLKDNIKTIPEKGDGLLILDKTNKYGFEISQNPIVTTLNHFKKNRIKALKDINRKDRILIIKQVRHNKKANFNLEGSVVYLNKRNKLSKKTKEIENDYASYIKSPLNLTFSVKNNYPVLKGTLKLKNRKIAETVTGKTPFETPLKKAVDIETVKKQLSKLDNYPFKIQNININYNGDKFIPISELNKLRRELLSKLENNIDNHYKNEIEPIDYNPGKPIIIEKECSLSYYANDLEHLDKIKNVSRVYLEIPPEKNLIYNFEKKQPNINYMVKFIEDAMNVAKDKDYELIWKWPDIAHDSLIKTLNKVKGILNKKNIRIPIMSPNFNCEYGPYSLNVTNSETVNGLDHYKIVTLSPELDKKDYKDIISHVKDNRKAEILVQGNLELMKTRNKLLKKSESKTINPNNIKNTYLIDKKGNKYLIKENLSNEELIIFNNEEISLLEEIPYLKSVNYINFAIDGRWKDSEYTKMIDIYNSAINEDKINKKSLQELSAKNTKGNY, encoded by the coding sequence ATGAAATTGCCTGAGTTACTTGCACCAATCGGTTCTATGGATCATTTGAAAGTTGCGGTTAATGCTGGAGCCAGTTCAATATACCTGTCGGGAAAGGATTATGGGGCTAGAAAATATGCTGAAAATTTCACAATAGATGAAATTGAGGATGCAGTAAAATTTGCCCATCTTCATAACGTAAAGGTTTATGTTACTGTAAACACACTAATTAAAGAAGATGAAATAGAAAATGTTTTAAATTATTTGAACCAGCTATATGGAATTGGTGTAGATGCAGTACTTATTCAAGATTTAGGATTGGTTGATTTAATAAACAAATATATACCTGATTTAGAAATACATGGCTCAACACAAATGAATATTGAAAATCAACTGAAAATAGATTATCTTGAAAATAAAGGAATAAAAAGAATCGTGCTTCCACGTGAAATGAATAAAAACGAAATCAGAAATCTGAAAACAGACATGGAATTGGAAATATTTGCCCATGGAGCATTATGTTACTCATATTCCGGACAATGCCTATTTTCAAGCATGAAGGGTGGAAGAAGTGGAAACAGAGGTTCATGTGCACAGCCATGCAGACAAAAATACACCATTTCAGACACCGATGATGCAGATTATTATTTATCACTAAAAGACTTATCATTGTTTGACTATTTAGATGAAATAATCGAATTGGGAATCGATTGCATCAAAATAGAAGGGAGAATGAGAAACAAAGAATACCTGGCAATTGTAATAAGCGAATACAGGAAAGCGCTGAACAAGATAAAAAGCCGGAAGAAGCTTGAAAGTGAAAATATTGATCTTGTTTTCAACAGAGGGTTTACACCAGGACAATTCAAGAGACGTTCCTCAAGAAGCATGCATTCAGGACATGTTGGTTTGGAGTTGGGAACAGTTTACAATGTAAACAATGATAAAATAGCAATAATGCTGAAAGACAATATTAAAACCATTCCTGAAAAGGGAGACGGATTATTAATTTTAGATAAAACCAACAAATACGGATTTGAAATCTCACAAAACCCCATCGTAACCACACTCAACCATTTTAAAAAAAATAGAATCAAAGCTTTGAAAGACATCAACCGTAAAGATAGGATTTTAATAATAAAACAGGTGAGACACAATAAAAAAGCCAATTTTAATCTGGAAGGTTCCGTTGTCTATTTAAACAAGAGAAATAAACTATCCAAAAAGACAAAGGAAATTGAAAATGATTATGCGAGCTATATTAAAAGTCCATTAAATTTAACATTTTCTGTAAAGAACAATTATCCAGTTCTTAAAGGAACTTTAAAACTGAAAAATAGGAAGATTGCAGAAACAGTAACTGGAAAAACACCTTTTGAAACTCCATTGAAAAAAGCTGTTGACATTGAAACCGTAAAAAAACAACTGTCAAAATTAGACAATTACCCATTTAAAATCCAAAATATCAACATTAATTACAATGGAGATAAATTCATTCCAATAAGCGAACTTAACAAACTCAGAAGGGAACTGTTATCAAAACTAGAAAACAATATTGACAACCACTACAAAAATGAAATAGAACCTATCGATTACAATCCAGGAAAGCCGATAATAATTGAAAAGGAATGTTCACTTTCATATTATGCAAATGACCTGGAACATCTGGATAAGATAAAAAATGTCAGCAGGGTTTACTTGGAAATTCCTCCTGAAAAAAATTTAATATACAACTTTGAAAAAAAACAGCCGAATATCAACTACATGGTAAAATTCATTGAAGACGCCATGAATGTTGCTAAAGACAAAGATTACGAGCTAATATGGAAATGGCCAGATATTGCCCATGACAGTTTAATAAAGACTTTAAACAAGGTAAAGGGGATTTTAAATAAGAAAAACATTAGAATCCCAATAATGAGCCCTAATTTTAATTGCGAATATGGACCATATTCCCTAAATGTGACCAATAGCGAAACTGTCAATGGTTTGGATCACTACAAAATCGTCACTTTATCCCCAGAACTGGATAAGAAAGATTATAAGGACATCATTTCACATGTCAAAGACAACAGGAAAGCCGAAATACTGGTTCAGGGAAATTTGGAATTGATGAAGACCAGAAATAAACTACTGAAAAAATCAGAATCCAAAACCATCAATCCCAATAACATTAAAAACACTTATTTGATTGATAAGAAAGGAAATAAGTACCTGATAAAAGAGAATTTGTCAAATGAAGAATTGATAATATTCAATAACGAAGAAATCTCATTATTGGAAGAAATCCCTTATTTGAAATCAGTGAATTATATTAATTTTGCAATTGACGGTCGCTGGAAAGATTCAGAATACACAAAAATGATTGACATTTATAACTCAGCTATCAATGAAGACAAGATCAATAAAAAATCACTACAGGAATTATCCGCAAAAAATACTAAGGGAAACTATTAG
- a CDS encoding helix-hairpin-helix domain-containing protein gives MTGDIRTLRNIKGIGDKMSDKIIQNLGGLENLQKIVEEESVEQIAKIEGISPKKAAEIIKEMKHKSPSDFIKSERAMELYEDILNKILAYSNTEYSRNKVLLLSPTKDKKTIMEQLEFSMNAKEMVSKLPIIKLRGLMKNLKEIEKPKPVYDASKVILVESEEDNSYLTDLGLNQYYPIITANEMSLMSEELLSYDLIFYIYSEGFLDFEGVPNLVMISINEQDYEMVPEKIINFFETNETLFKKVYEIQKIRNNESVLGEIFPILEEVKIIDKREVDIEKIVNSLKKDMDSELEEAIKNVDLEGDEILNLLNNNFPPKIDKIFEDIINKRKAIIKEETGFDFDPFIKKYPIEIDDSEIERISLEQSSRKENNIFDIKKSAAIQLNAIKERAINEINETIKFDYEFTLGSFAYEYELTAPIFTNDINLEGALHLELSDKKGEPGIQKINYKLTEEENIALLTGANSGGKTTLLETLTQISIMAQMGLPVSADYAEIKILDEIYHFSKKRSLDAGAFESFLNVFIPIVTTDSEKLVLLDELEGITELDAAVKIISTFIDMIKESNSYGVIVTHMARELMNYTDIRVDGIEAKGLDENNNLIVDRTPKMHFLANSTPELILKRIYEKSDNTLKQVYARILEKF, from the coding sequence ATGACTGGAGACATAAGGACTTTACGTAACATAAAAGGAATTGGCGATAAAATGTCTGACAAGATAATCCAAAATTTAGGTGGCTTAGAAAACCTTCAAAAAATCGTAGAAGAAGAAAGCGTGGAACAAATTGCAAAGATTGAAGGCATAAGCCCTAAAAAAGCAGCAGAAATCATAAAGGAAATGAAACACAAATCACCATCTGACTTTATAAAAAGTGAAAGGGCAATGGAGCTATATGAAGATATATTAAATAAAATATTGGCATATTCAAACACCGAATATTCCAGAAACAAGGTCTTGCTCCTTTCACCGACAAAGGATAAGAAAACCATAATGGAACAATTAGAATTTTCAATGAATGCGAAAGAAATGGTTAGCAAATTACCTATAATAAAGCTAAGGGGATTGATGAAAAATTTAAAAGAGATAGAAAAGCCCAAACCAGTTTATGATGCAAGTAAAGTAATACTTGTAGAAAGTGAAGAAGACAATTCCTACCTTACCGATTTGGGGCTCAACCAATATTATCCAATTATAACTGCAAATGAAATGTCCCTGATGAGCGAGGAACTGCTAAGCTATGATTTGATATTTTACATATATAGCGAAGGTTTTCTTGATTTTGAAGGAGTGCCTAACCTGGTAATGATCAGTATTAATGAGCAAGATTATGAAATGGTTCCTGAAAAAATTATAAACTTCTTCGAGACAAATGAAACCTTATTTAAAAAAGTATATGAAATTCAAAAGATCAGAAATAACGAAAGCGTACTTGGAGAGATATTCCCTATTTTGGAAGAAGTTAAGATTATTGACAAGAGAGAAGTGGATATTGAAAAAATTGTCAATTCACTTAAAAAAGATATGGATAGTGAACTAGAAGAAGCTATTAAAAATGTTGACCTTGAGGGAGATGAAATACTTAACCTATTAAATAACAATTTCCCTCCAAAAATTGATAAAATATTTGAAGATATTATAAATAAACGAAAAGCCATCATAAAAGAAGAAACTGGATTCGATTTTGACCCTTTCATTAAAAAATACCCAATAGAAATTGACGACAGTGAAATTGAAAGGATAAGTCTGGAACAATCCTCCAGAAAAGAAAACAACATATTTGACATTAAAAAAAGTGCGGCAATTCAACTAAATGCAATAAAAGAAAGAGCAATAAATGAAATAAACGAAACAATAAAATTTGATTATGAGTTCACATTAGGCAGTTTTGCATACGAATATGAATTGACAGCACCTATTTTCACCAATGACATAAACCTGGAAGGAGCACTGCACTTAGAACTATCCGATAAAAAAGGAGAGCCAGGTATCCAGAAGATCAACTACAAATTAACAGAAGAGGAAAATATTGCATTGTTAACTGGGGCAAACAGTGGAGGAAAAACAACCCTGCTAGAAACCCTTACACAAATATCAATAATGGCCCAAATGGGACTTCCAGTAAGTGCAGATTATGCGGAAATCAAAATATTAGACGAAATATACCATTTCTCTAAAAAAAGATCACTAGATGCAGGAGCATTTGAATCATTCCTAAATGTATTCATACCTATTGTTACAACAGACAGTGAAAAGTTAGTGCTTTTAGACGAACTAGAAGGAATAACCGAATTAGATGCTGCAGTGAAAATAATATCAACATTCATAGATATGATAAAAGAATCCAATTCATATGGAGTTATCGTAACCCACATGGCACGCGAATTGATGAATTACACTGACATACGTGTAGATGGAATAGAAGCTAAAGGACTGGATGAAAACAATAATCTGATAGTGGATAGAACTCCAAAAATGCATTTCCTTGCTAACAGTACTCCAGAATTGATTCTAAAAAGAATATATGAAAAATCAGACAATACATTGAAACAGGTTTATGCAAGAATTCTTGAAAAATTCTAA